The genomic DNA CGGCGTCGGTACCGTCCGGGTCAGCCGCGACCCCGCCACCGGCGAGGTGCACGCCCTGCGCGGACCGCACTTCGCGTCCATGCAGTTCCACGCCGAATCGGTGCTCACCCAGGACGGCGTACGGATCACCGGCGACCTGATCGCCGCCGTGCTGGACTCCGCGGTGCCGCCCCCGGCGGTGCTGGAGACCGCGGTGCCGGCGGGCGCCCGATGAGGGCGGTCGTCGCCTGGTGGGACCTGGACGGCTCGGCGCAGACCGTCGACTCGCTGCGGGAGTTCCTGCGCGAGGAGGCGGTCGAGCGCTGGGCCGCCTTCCCCGGCCTGCTGCTCAAGGTCTGGATCGCCGACCGCGAGCGCAACCGCTGGGGTGCCTTCCAGCTCTGGGAGTCCGCCGAGGCGGCCGCCCAGCCGCTCTCCACCCGGGCCGCCGAGCTGATCGGCTTCCTGCCCACCGAGCGGCTGACCTTCGAGGTCGAGGCGACCACCGAGGGCATCCACCAACTGCCCACGCTTGCCCGGCTCGGGGCCGCACTCGCCGACACCTGACAAGGTCAGTGTCCGGCCTTTGCCCGACGCAATCCTCCGGCGCGACCATCAATACGCGGACGAATCCGATTGAGCGAGGGGAAATAGGAATGATCACTACGGGAATTCCCGGGAAAGGCCGGCCGAACTCCGGGATCGGCATCGTGGGAACCGGCTCGTACCTTCCGTCCCACGTGGTGACGAATTCCGAGGTCGGCGAGCCCGCCGGGGTCACCGGCGAGTGGATCCACGCGAAGACCGGAATTCTGAACCGCCGCCGGGCCAAGGACGACGAGGCCACCAGCGACCTGGCGGTGATCGCCGCCCGGGCCGCGCTGGAGAACGCCGGGCTGACGCCCTCCGACCTCTCGCTCATCGTGGTCGCCACCTCCACCCCCGACTCCCCGCAGCCCCCGACCGCCTGCCTGGTGGCCGACGAACTCGGCTGCGACGCCGGCACGGCGGCCTTCGACGTCAACGCGGTGTGCAGCGGCTTCGTCTTCGCCCTGACCACCGCCGAGCGGATCCTGCGCGACTCCGGCTCCCAGTACGCGCTCGTCATCGGCGCCGACGTGTACTCCCGGATCCTCAACCCGGCCGACCGCAAGACCGCCATCCTGTTCGGCGACGGCGCCGGCGCCGTGGTCCTCGGCCCGGCGGCCGGACCCGACCGCGGCCTGCTGGCCGGCCGGCTCGCCAGCTTCGGCGCCGACCGCCACCTGATCGAGGTCCCGGCCGGCGGCAGCCGGCTGCCGGCCACCGCCGAGACCGTCAGCGAGGGCCTGCACTGGTTCCGGATGAACGGCCGCGGCGTGCGCGACTTCGTCAACGCCGAGGTCCCCCCCGCCGTCCGGACCTTCCTCGCCGACGCCGGCGTCACCCCCGACCAGATCGCCCGCTTCGTGCCGCACCAGGCCAACGGTCGGATGCTCGAGGAACTCGCCGAGCCCATCGGCATCCCGTTCGAGCGCTTCAGCACCAGCTTCCAGGAGTACGGGAACACCGGCTCCGCCTCGGTCGCCGTCACCCTCGACCTGGCCGCCCGCAGCGGGCAGCTGAACCCCGGCGACCTGGTCCTGCTGGCCGGCTTCGGCGGCGGCATGGCCATGGGCCTCGCCCTGCTGCGCTGGTAGCCGGCCGCACCACCACCCCCCCCACTTCACAGACCCTCACCACCCGACAAGGAGACAGCGGTGCTGGACGACACCCTGGTGGACGCGTACCTCGCGCGGATCGGCGCCCGGCGCCCCGCACAGCCCGACCTCGACGGCCTGCGCCACCTGCAGGAGCGGCAGGTCCTCACGGTGCCGTTCGAGAACCTGGGCTACCACCTCGACGAGCCGATCCACATGGACGAGCAGGTCCTCGACAAGATCGTCCGCCAGCACCGCGGCGGCGGCTGCTACGAGGTCAACCCGGCGCTCTCCTTCCTGCTGACCGCCCTCGGCTACCAGGTCGAGATCCTCCCCGGCCGGGTCCACCGGCCGGGCGGGGAGCTCGGCGCCGCGATGTGCCACCTCGCTCTGCGGGTCACCCTGGACGGCCGGCAGTGGCTGGTCGACACCGGCTTCGGCCGCAACAGCCGCCACCCGCTCGACCTCGCCTCCCGCGAGGTGCAGAGCGACCCGGACGGCGAGTACCTGCTGGTCGACGCGGAGGAGGGCGGCATCGACGTCCTGCTGAACGGCAAGCCGCTCTACCGGCTCGACGACCGCGCCGTGCGCATCGCCGACTTCCGCCCCACCCTGTGGTGGTACCGCACCTCCCCCGAGTCCCCGTTCCTCCAGGACGTGTTCTGCTCGCTGCGGACCGAGGACGGCCGGATCACCCTCAAGGGCAACCAGCTCTCCGTGCTGGCCGGCAAGGAGCGCAGCTCCGAGACCTACCCGGACGACGCCGGGGTCCTCGCCGCGTACAAGACCCACTTCGGCTTCAGCCTCGACCGGCTGCCCGGCGAGCCGCAGCTCGGCGGGGCCACCGCCGGCGTGCAGACCGGCTGAGGGGCCCGCCGTCATGACGATCGCCCCCACCGATCCCGCCGAACTGCCCTACGTCTTCGCGGACGCCTTCAACTCCGGCGACCTCGCCGCGATCGACCGGCTCTTCGAGGTCGACGCCCTGTTCGTCACCGAGCCCGGCCGCACCGTCCGGGGCGAGGAGCGGCTGAAGGCCAACGCCCGGTTCCTCGCCCTCGGCGTGCCGATCAAGCTGACGCTCCGCCACAGCTACGTGACCGGCGACCTCGCCCTGCTGATCGGGGACTACCTGATCGAGGGCGACGGCCCCCAGGGCCCGATCCGGCTCGAAGGCTCGGCCACCGATGTCGCCCGCCGCGGCCCCGACGGGCGCTGGCGCTACGCGATCGACAACCCGTCGGGTATCGACCGCTGAACTCCCCACTCTGGAAGGATTGTTGTGTCGACTGCCGCTGACCCGGTGCTGGACCTGCCGTTCGACGTCCAGCCCGACCCGGAGGAGTACCTGAGCGCCGCGATGCGCTGGCACTTCTCCCCCGAGACCGGCTCCCCGTTCTGGCTGGAGCGCGCCGACAGCCTCGGCTTCGACCCGCTGACCGACATCCGCAGCTGGGCGGACCTGGCCAGGTTCCCCAACCTGGCCAACGAGCTGCGCTTCGCCCGCGTCGAGGACCTGATCCCGCGCGGCTACGGCGAGCGCCCCGACGTGGTCGGCATCTACGAGAGCGGCGGCACCACCGGCGCCCCCAAGCGGATCGTGCTGCTGCGCGACTGGCTGGACAAGCTGCTCGGCTGGTCCAGCGCCCAGCTCGACGGCCACGGCGTCCCGAAGGACGTCAACTGGCTGATCGTCGCCCCCAACGGCCCGCACATGGTCGGCGACGTCATCAAGCAGCAGACCGCCCACCGCGGCGGCCTCTCCTTCACCGTCGACCTCGACCCGCGCTGGGTCAAGAAGCTGATCGGCGACGGCAAGGCCGCCGAGGCCGGCGCCTACGCCGAGCACATCGTCGACCAGGTCGCGTTCGCCCTGGAGACCCAGGACATCGGCGTGCTGATGTGCACCCCGCCGGTGCTGGAGCGGATCGCCCGCCGCGACGACCTCGCCAAGCTGGTCAACGAGAAGGTCCGCGCGATCAACTGGGTCGGCACCCAGATGGACCCCGACACCCGCCACCTCTACCGCACCGAGGTCTTCCCGAACGCGGTCCTGTACAGCGGCTACGGCTCCACCATGATCCTCGGCAACGCCAGCGAGCGGCACGGCCTCACCGACGACGACCCGTGCATCTACGACCCGTACTCGCCGTACATGAGCTTCGGCGCCGTCGACCCGAAGACCGGGGAGACCGTCGAGTACGGGCAGCGCGGCCAGGTGGTCATGCACCACGTCTCCAAGAGCCTGCTGATGCCGAACAACCTGGAGCGCGACTACGGCACCCGGCTGCCGGGCCTGCCCGGGCAGATCGGCGACTCGGTCGCCGACATCGCCCCCGTCCAGGAGTTCGACAACGAGACCGTGATCGAGGGCGTGTACTGATGGACGACCTCATCCAGCTCGACGCACTCGGGCCGAGCGGGGCCTTCCGGGCCCGCAAGCGGCTCACCGTCACCGACGTCACCGGGGTGCCGGTCGCCGAACTCAGCATCGTCCCCAAGCTGTTCGTGACCCGCGCGATGAAGGCCCTGCACGGGGCCGAGAGCCTGCCCGCCGAGGAGCGGATCGCCAGGCTGGCGCGGGCCGGCCGGATCTTCGCCGACGACGTCATCGACGGACTGACCTTCGACCAGTACGAGCGGACCGTCGCCCGGGTCTCCGGCGTGCCGCTCTCCGTGGTCCGCGACGCCACCGCGGCGATCGTCGACTCCGCCGAGAAGTCCGGCTGGGCCGCCTACCGGGCACAGCCGGTCGGCGCGGTCGGCGACTGGCGGTCGGACGAGACCCGCAGCGGCAGCGCGGTGTGGACCCGCAAGGGCAGCGTCTTCGCCGTCCACGCCGCCGGCAACCACCCCGGGCCGCACTCGCTGTGGCTGGAGGCGCTCGCCCTCGGCTACCGGATCGCCGTCCGCCCCTCGCGGCGCGAACCCTTCACCCCGCACCGCCTGGTCACCGCGCTGCGCGCGGCCGGCTTCGGCGAGGACCAGGTCGTCCTGCTCCCCACCGACCACGACGCCGCCGACGAGATCCTCGCCCTGGCCGACCTCGGCCTGGTCTACGGCGGAGACGAGGTGGTCAAGAAGTACTCCGGCAGCACCGTGCTCCCGCAGGGCCCCGGCCGCTCCAAGATCCTCGTCACCGCCGACGCCGACTGGCGCGACCACCTCGACACCATCGTCGACTCGATCAGCCACCAGGGCGGCGTCGCCTGCATCAACGCCACCACCGTGCTGGTCGACGGCGACCCCGGCCCGCTCGCCGAGGCGATCGCGGAACGGCTCGCCACCATCCCGAGCCTGCCGCCCGAGGACGAGAAGGCCGTGCTCGCCGTCCAGCCCGTCGAGTCGGCCCGCGCCATCGAGCGCTTCCTGCTCGCCCGCGCCGCCGGCACCAAGGCCTGGCTCGGCGGCGACGGAGTCGTCGAGGAGCTGGGCGACGGCAGCGCCGTCCTGCGCCCGGCCGTCCACCAGCTCGACCGGCACGACGCCGAGCAGGCCTCGGTGGAGCTCCCGTTCCCCTGCGTGTGGGTCGCGCCGTGGAGCCCGGAGGCGGGCGTCGCGCCGCTGCGCGGCAGCCTGGTGCTGACCGTCTTCACCGAGGACGACCGGCTGGTCGACCGGCTGCTCGACGAGCCGAGCATCAGCAACGTCTACCGCGGCGACCACCCGACCTACTGGATCCGCCCCGGCGTCCCGCACGACGGTTACCTGGGCGAGTTCCTGATGCGGACCAAGACCGTCATCCGCGACTGACCCGCCGCAAGACCCCCGTCAGCCCCCGTCAGCCCCCGGCTACTCCCCGAGCCGGGGGCTCGCGACTGTCCGCTCCCGGGTGGGGGCGCGCGGCGCCCCCACCCCTTCACGGCCGGGTCAGCAACTGGTCCGGGGACGTGGGGAGCTCCTTGCCCAGGTACGGGCGGAGGGTGCCGAAGGCGCTCGCGTCGCCCGCGAGGACCGCGCCGAGCAGGGTGCGGCCGTCCTCGGCGAGGACGAGCTTGGCGTAGGTGCCGGCCGCGGCGTCGGTGTAGGCGAGCTCCACCGCGCCGGCGGTGGTCGCGTGGGCGTCGCCGAGGCTGGCGACCTCGACCCCGAGCAGCTTGAGGCGGGTGGCGGTGTCCGCGCCCGCGAACGGGACGCTGTCGACGCCGAGCAGCTGCCCGACCACGCTCTCCGCCATCCGGTACCCCGGCGCGACCAGCCCGTAGCAGCGGCCCTCGACCGCCGCGCAGTCGCCGACCGCCCAGATCCGCGGGTCCTCGGTGCGGCAGCGGTCGTCCACCAGGACGCCGCCGCGCTCGCCGACCGCCAGGCCCGCGCCGCGCGCCAGCTCGTCCCGGGGCCGGACGCCCGCCGCGAACACCACCAGCTCGGTGTCGACCGCGCTGCCGTCGGCCAGCCGCACCCGGCGCACCCGCCCGTCCAGGCAGGCCTCGACGGCCGCGGTGCCGATCCCCAGGTGCAGTTCCACGCCGAGGGCCGCGATCAGCCGGGCGAGCACCGCGCCGCCGCCGTCGTCCACCTGGACCGGCATCAGGCGCGGGGCCAGCTCCACGACGTGCGGCCGCATGCCGAGCAGCCGCAGCGCGTTCGCCGCCTCCAGGCCGAGCAGGCCGCCGCCGATCACCACGCCGGCCCGGCCCGGGCGGGCCGCCGCGCGGATCCCGTCGAGGTCGGCCAGGGTCCGGTAGCGGTGGCAGCCCGGCAGCTCGTGCCCGGGCACCGGCGGGACGAACGGCCGGGCGCCGGTGGCGAGCACCAGGGCGTCGTAGTGCACCACGGTGCCGTCGTCGCAGCGCACCAGCCGGCGGCGGCGGTCGACGGCGAGCGCGGTGGTGTCCAGCAGCAGGTGGATCGAGGGGTCGGCGAGGAAGCCGGGCCCGGCGAGCGCCAGGTGGTCGGCGCCGCGGCCCTCCACGGACGAGGAGAGCGCCACCCGGTCGTACGCGGGCACGCTCTCCTCGGCGAGGACGACGACGCGCCAGGCGTCCGTCCGGTCGCGGGACCTGAGCTGCTCGATCAGGTGGTGGCCGACCATGCCGTGGCCGACGACGACGAGGGTGCGGATCATGGGGGCTCCGTTCGGGAGGTGTCGACAGACGGGCGCCCCACCCGGCCGCCGGACGGCGGGCGGGTGGGGCGCGGCGGGTACGGCGTCAGGCCGGCTGGTCGGCCAGCTCGCGGGGGCGCGCGGGCCCGGCGGCCGAGGCGCGGGCGAGCGAGGCGCACAGGGCGCGCAGGTCGGGGCCGCAGCCGCCGCAGCCGGTGGTGGCGCGGGTGGCGGCGGCCAGCGCGGGGACGTCGCAGGCCCCGGCGTGCCAGGCCTCGGCGACGGCGCCCCGGGTGACGCCGGCGCAGTGGCAGAGCACGGTGTCCGGCCCCGGCTCGGCGCCGCCGGGCAGTGCGGCCGGGGTGCCCAGCAGCAGCGCGAGCCGGTCGGCCGGGACGGGCAGGTCGCGGTCGTACAGCTGGGTGACGGCGGCGATCGCGCGGGGGAGTCCGAGCACCACCGCGGAGGCGATCCGGCCGTCCCGCAGCCCGAGCCGGGCGTACCGGCCGCGCGCGGGGTCGCGCAGCAGCACCTCGAGGTCCCCGTCGCCCGGCGTGCCGACGGCGAGCAGGTCCACCCCGGCGGCGGACAGCCGCAGGAGCGGCCGCTCCGGCACCGGGCCGGGCGCCGTGCCGGTCAGCAGCCGGGCCAGCGCGTCGGCCTGCGCCCAGCCGTCCCGGCCGGGGCCGGTGCAGGCGCCGAGCGCGTGGATCCGCGGGTCGGAGGTCAGCAGCCGGGCGTCGACGGCGATGCCCCGGCCGACCGCCAGCCCCGCCGCGCGGGCGAGCGCGGTCTCCGGCACCGGCGGCTCGCGGCGCAGCACGGCGGTCGCGGGCAGCGACTCGCCGTCGTCCAGCGCGAGGCGGCCACCGGCGTGCTGCAGGGCGGTGCGGCCCGGCCGCAGCCGGATCCCGGCCCCGGCGACCGCCCGGCCCAGCAACTCCGCCGCGGCGGGGTCCAGGTGACCGCCGAGCAGCTGCGGCTCCCGGTGCACCAGCGTGACGTCCCGGTGCGCCGCGCGCAGTGCCAGAGCGGTCCGGACCGCCTCCTCGCCACCGCCGACCACCGCCACCGGGCCGGCCGGCGGGGCCGCCGCGGGGGCGCCCGCGGCCGGCCGGGCGCCGGTGGCGAGGACCAGGGTGTCGTAGCGGTGCGCGGAGCCGTCCGAGGCGTGCACCAGGCGGCGCACCCGGTCGATCCGCACGGCCCGCACGCCCGCCCGCAGGTCGACCGCGTCCGACGGGTGGGCCGCGCGGGCGCCCCGGGTGAGGACGGTGACCGGGCCCCGGTGGCCGAGGGCCAGCAGCCGCTGCACCAGCCGGTGCCCGGCCGGGCCGTGGCCGACCACGACCACCCGGCCCGCCGGGGCGGCCGCGCCGGCCGGGGTGCCGACTCGAGCGTTCATCGTGACTCCGTCGCGGGGGAGAGCCGGACCGCGCAGACCTTGAACTCGGGCATCCGGCTCCGCGGGTCGAGCGCCGGGTTGGTGACCAGGTTGGCCCGCCCGGCGCCCGGGAAGTGGAAGGGCAGGAACACCGTGTCGGTGCGCAGCGACCCGCTCAGCCGCACCCGGGCGGTCACCGTGCCGCGCTCCGAGCCGACCTCGGCGAGGTCGCCGTCGGCCAGGCCCGCGCGGGCCGCGGTGTCGGGGTGCACCTCCACGTACGGCTCCGGTACGGCGGCGGCCAGTTCGGCGATCCGGCGGGTCTGCGCACCGGACTGGTAGTGCGCCAGCACCCGGCCGGTCGTCCCGAACAACGGGTACCGCTCGCCCGGGAGTTCGGCCGCGTCGCGGTGGTCGACGGCGGCGAACCGGGCCCGGCCGTCCGGGTGCGCGAAGCGGTCCAGGAACAGCCGGGGCGTCCCCGGGTGGCCCGGCTCGGGGCACGGCCAGTGCAGCGCCTCGCCCGCGTCCAGCCGCCGGTAGTCGATGCCGGAGTAGTCGGCGGCGCCGCCGCGCGAAGCCCGGCGCAGCTCCGCGAACACCCGCTCCGGTTCGGTCGGCCAGCGCTCGGCGTCCTGCCCGAGCCGGACGGCCAGGCCGTGCAGCACCTCCAGGTCGCTCCGCACGCCGGGCGGCGGGCCGAGCAGCCGGCGGCGGCGCAGCACCCGCCCCTCCAGATTGGTGAGCGTGCCCTCCTCCTCCGCCCACTGGGTGACCGGCAGCACCACGTCGGCCAGCCGCGCCGTCTCGGACGGCACGAAGTCCGCGACCACCAGCAGGTCCAGGGCGGCGAGCCGCTCGGTGACGTGCGCGGCGCGCGGCGCCGAGACCGCCGGATTGGAGCCGAACACCAGCAGCGCCCGGACGTCCCCGCCGAGCGCGTCCAGCAGCTCGTACGCGCTGCGCCCGGGGCCCGGCAGGCTTTCCGGGGCGACGCCCCACACGCCGGCGACGTGCGCCCGGGCGGCGGGGTCGGTGATCGAGCGGTAGCCGGGCAACTGGTCGGCCTTCTGGCCGTGTTCGCGCCCGCCCTGCCCGTTGCCCTGGCCGGTCAGGCAGCCGTAGCCGCTGCCCTCCCGGCCCGGGAGCCCCAGCGCCAGCGCCAGGTTGATGAACGCGGCGACCGTGTCGGCGCCCTTGCTGTGCTGCTCGGCGCCGCGCCCGGTGAGCACGTACGCCCGCTCGGCCTCGGCCAGCAGCCTCACCGCTTCCCGCTGTTCGGCCACCGGGACGCCGGTCAGCCGCTCCACCCGCTCCGGCGTCCAGCCGGCGGCGAGCTGCCAGGCGTCCTCCAGGCCGGTGGTGCGCTCGGCCAGGTAGCCGGAGTCCGTGCGGCCCTCGACCACCGCGAGGTGCAGCAGCCCGAGGGCGAGCGCCAGGTCGGTGCCCGGGGCGGGCTGCAGGTGGACGGCGGCGCGCTCGGCGGTCCTGGTGCGGCGCGGGTCGACGACGACCAGCCGCGCCTGCTCCAGGTGCCGCATCAGCGGCGGCATGGTCTCCGCCGGGTTGGCGCCGGCCAGCAGCACCACCTCGGCCCGGCCCAGGTCGGCCACCGGGAACGGCAGCCCCCGGTCCACGCCGAACGCGGCGATCCCGGCCGCCGCCGCGGAGGACATGCAGAACCGGCCGTTGTAGTCGATCTGGCTGGTGCCCAGCGCGACCCGGGCGAACTTGCCCAACTGGTACGCCTTCTCGTTGGTGAGCCCGCCGCCGCCGAACACCCCGACCGCGTCCGGACCGTGCTCGGCCCGGATCCGGCGCAGCCGCTCGGCGACCGTGTCCAGGGCCGTCGCCCAGTCCACCGGGCGCAGCCGCCCGTCCGCGTCGCGCACCAGCGGCTCGCGCAGCCGGTCGCGGACGTCCAGCAGCGCCGGGGCGGTCCAGCCCTTCCGGCACAGCCCGCCCCGGTTCACCGGGAAGTCGGACGGCCGGACGGCCACCGCGCCCGGCCCGCCGGCCAGCACGGTGCCGCACTGCAGCGCGCAGTACGGGCAGTGGGTGGCGACCTCCGGGCCGCCACCGCCGTCAGACCCGGACACGGGCACGCTCCGAGGTCCGCGCCACCGCGGGCACCGCCGGGGCCGGACGCAGGTACACCACCCGGGTCACCAGCACGCACACCGCGTAGAAGCCCAGGAACGCCAGGAACGCGCCCGTGCCCCCGCCGCCCGGATGCCCGTACGAGGCGCGGAACACCAGGTTCACCGCCACCCCGCCGAGCGCCCCGACCGCACCCGCGATCCCGATCACCGCACCCGACAGCCGCCGCGCCCGGGCGAACGCCGCCCCGGCCGGACGCCCCGCCAGCACCGCCCGCTCCGCCCGCGCCGCGAACGCCGCCG from Kitasatospora terrestris includes the following:
- a CDS encoding NAD(P)/FAD-dependent oxidoreductase, which translates into the protein MIRTLVVVGHGMVGHHLIEQLRSRDRTDAWRVVVLAEESVPAYDRVALSSSVEGRGADHLALAGPGFLADPSIHLLLDTTALAVDRRRRLVRCDDGTVVHYDALVLATGARPFVPPVPGHELPGCHRYRTLADLDGIRAAARPGRAGVVIGGGLLGLEAANALRLLGMRPHVVELAPRLMPVQVDDGGGAVLARLIAALGVELHLGIGTAAVEACLDGRVRRVRLADGSAVDTELVVFAAGVRPRDELARGAGLAVGERGGVLVDDRCRTEDPRIWAVGDCAAVEGRCYGLVAPGYRMAESVVGQLLGVDSVPFAGADTATRLKLLGVEVASLGDAHATTAGAVELAYTDAAAGTYAKLVLAEDGRTLLGAVLAGDASAFGTLRPYLGKELPTSPDQLLTRP
- a CDS encoding phenazine antibiotic biosynthesis protein; protein product: MSTAADPVLDLPFDVQPDPEEYLSAAMRWHFSPETGSPFWLERADSLGFDPLTDIRSWADLARFPNLANELRFARVEDLIPRGYGERPDVVGIYESGGTTGAPKRIVLLRDWLDKLLGWSSAQLDGHGVPKDVNWLIVAPNGPHMVGDVIKQQTAHRGGLSFTVDLDPRWVKKLIGDGKAAEAGAYAEHIVDQVAFALETQDIGVLMCTPPVLERIARRDDLAKLVNEKVRAINWVGTQMDPDTRHLYRTEVFPNAVLYSGYGSTMILGNASERHGLTDDDPCIYDPYSPYMSFGAVDPKTGETVEYGQRGQVVMHHVSKSLLMPNNLERDYGTRLPGLPGQIGDSVADIAPVQEFDNETVIEGVY
- a CDS encoding 3-oxoacyl-ACP synthase III family protein; translated protein: MTNSEVGEPAGVTGEWIHAKTGILNRRRAKDDEATSDLAVIAARAALENAGLTPSDLSLIVVATSTPDSPQPPTACLVADELGCDAGTAAFDVNAVCSGFVFALTTAERILRDSGSQYALVIGADVYSRILNPADRKTAILFGDGAGAVVLGPAAGPDRGLLAGRLASFGADRHLIEVPAGGSRLPATAETVSEGLHWFRMNGRGVRDFVNAEVPPAVRTFLADAGVTPDQIARFVPHQANGRMLEELAEPIGIPFERFSTSFQEYGNTGSASVAVTLDLAARSGQLNPGDLVLLAGFGGGMAMGLALLRW
- a CDS encoding FAD-dependent oxidoreductase, with product MNARVGTPAGAAAPAGRVVVVGHGPAGHRLVQRLLALGHRGPVTVLTRGARAAHPSDAVDLRAGVRAVRIDRVRRLVHASDGSAHRYDTLVLATGARPAAGAPAAAPPAGPVAVVGGGEEAVRTALALRAAHRDVTLVHREPQLLGGHLDPAAAELLGRAVAGAGIRLRPGRTALQHAGGRLALDDGESLPATAVLRREPPVPETALARAAGLAVGRGIAVDARLLTSDPRIHALGACTGPGRDGWAQADALARLLTGTAPGPVPERPLLRLSAAGVDLLAVGTPGDGDLEVLLRDPARGRYARLGLRDGRIASAVVLGLPRAIAAVTQLYDRDLPVPADRLALLLGTPAALPGGAEPGPDTVLCHCAGVTRGAVAEAWHAGACDVPALAAATRATTGCGGCGPDLRALCASLARASAAGPARPRELADQPA
- a CDS encoding molybdopterin oxidoreductase family protein — its product is MSGSDGGGGPEVATHCPYCALQCGTVLAGGPGAVAVRPSDFPVNRGGLCRKGWTAPALLDVRDRLREPLVRDADGRLRPVDWATALDTVAERLRRIRAEHGPDAVGVFGGGGLTNEKAYQLGKFARVALGTSQIDYNGRFCMSSAAAAGIAAFGVDRGLPFPVADLGRAEVVLLAGANPAETMPPLMRHLEQARLVVVDPRRTRTAERAAVHLQPAPGTDLALALGLLHLAVVEGRTDSGYLAERTTGLEDAWQLAAGWTPERVERLTGVPVAEQREAVRLLAEAERAYVLTGRGAEQHSKGADTVAAFINLALALGLPGREGSGYGCLTGQGNGQGGREHGQKADQLPGYRSITDPAARAHVAGVWGVAPESLPGPGRSAYELLDALGGDVRALLVFGSNPAVSAPRAAHVTERLAALDLLVVADFVPSETARLADVVLPVTQWAEEEGTLTNLEGRVLRRRRLLGPPPGVRSDLEVLHGLAVRLGQDAERWPTEPERVFAELRRASRGGAADYSGIDYRRLDAGEALHWPCPEPGHPGTPRLFLDRFAHPDGRARFAAVDHRDAAELPGERYPLFGTTGRVLAHYQSGAQTRRIAELAAAVPEPYVEVHPDTAARAGLADGDLAEVGSERGTVTARVRLSGSLRTDTVFLPFHFPGAGRANLVTNPALDPRSRMPEFKVCAVRLSPATESR
- a CDS encoding aldehyde dehydrogenase family protein produces the protein MDDLIQLDALGPSGAFRARKRLTVTDVTGVPVAELSIVPKLFVTRAMKALHGAESLPAEERIARLARAGRIFADDVIDGLTFDQYERTVARVSGVPLSVVRDATAAIVDSAEKSGWAAYRAQPVGAVGDWRSDETRSGSAVWTRKGSVFAVHAAGNHPGPHSLWLEALALGYRIAVRPSRREPFTPHRLVTALRAAGFGEDQVVLLPTDHDAADEILALADLGLVYGGDEVVKKYSGSTVLPQGPGRSKILVTADADWRDHLDTIVDSISHQGGVACINATTVLVDGDPGPLAEAIAERLATIPSLPPEDEKAVLAVQPVESARAIERFLLARAAGTKAWLGGDGVVEELGDGSAVLRPAVHQLDRHDAEQASVELPFPCVWVAPWSPEAGVAPLRGSLVLTVFTEDDRLVDRLLDEPSISNVYRGDHPTYWIRPGVPHDGYLGEFLMRTKTVIRD
- a CDS encoding arylamine N-acetyltransferase family protein; the encoded protein is MLDDTLVDAYLARIGARRPAQPDLDGLRHLQERQVLTVPFENLGYHLDEPIHMDEQVLDKIVRQHRGGGCYEVNPALSFLLTALGYQVEILPGRVHRPGGELGAAMCHLALRVTLDGRQWLVDTGFGRNSRHPLDLASREVQSDPDGEYLLVDAEEGGIDVLLNGKPLYRLDDRAVRIADFRPTLWWYRTSPESPFLQDVFCSLRTEDGRITLKGNQLSVLAGKERSSETYPDDAGVLAAYKTHFGFSLDRLPGEPQLGGATAGVQTG
- a CDS encoding YybH family protein; its protein translation is MTIAPTDPAELPYVFADAFNSGDLAAIDRLFEVDALFVTEPGRTVRGEERLKANARFLALGVPIKLTLRHSYVTGDLALLIGDYLIEGDGPQGPIRLEGSATDVARRGPDGRWRYAIDNPSGIDR